One window of the Anolis sagrei isolate rAnoSag1 chromosome 5, rAnoSag1.mat, whole genome shotgun sequence genome contains the following:
- the LOC132776976 gene encoding alcohol dehydrogenase 1A-like has protein sequence MQAASTETSQKGCFFAKRTIMSTAGKVIKCKAAIVFEAKGPLKVVEIEVAPPKAHEVRVKILATGICRTDDHALNGTIQVRYPTIPGHEAVGVVESIGEGVTCVKPGDKIIPLCLPQCGKCRPCKKPEGNLCEQTDFFKNTGLMYDGTSRFSYKGKPIHHFANTSTFTEYTVVHEDSVAKIDPAAPPEKVCLMGCGFSTGYGAATKTAKVTPGSSCAVFGLGGVGLAVIMGCKAAGASRIIGINRSKGKFAKAKEVGATECVSPLDFKKPIHEVLLDMTDGEGVDYSFEVVGSTETMISALASCNLNYGTSVVVGAPPSASEMTLSPTLIFTGRTWKGSVFGGLRSKHDIPELVSEFMAKKFNLDPLITHVLPFDQINEGFELLRNGKCIRTVLKM, from the exons GTCATCAAATGTAAAGCTGCCATAGTCTTCGAAGCTAAGGGACCGCTTAAGGTCGTGGAAATAGAAGTGGCCCCTCCAAAAGCACATGAAGTTCGTGTCAAG ATTTTGGCTACTGGAATCTGTCGCACAGATGACCATGCACTGAATGGTACAATACAAGTGAGGTACCCCACTATTCCTGGCCATGAAGCAGTTGGAGTTGTGGAGAGCATTGGGGAAGGAGTTACCTGTGTGAAACCAG GAGATAAAATCATCCCACTCTGTCTCCCACAATGTGGGAAATGCCGACCTTGCAAGAAACCTGAAGGCAACTTGTGTGAACAAACTGA CTTTTTCAAAAACACAGGGTTAATGTATGATGGCACTAGCCGATTCTCTTACAAAGGGAAACCAATTCACCATTTTGCTAACACCAGCACCTTTACCGAATACACCGTGGTGCATGAGGATTCAGTGGCCAAAATTGATCCTGCAGCCCCACCAGAGAAAGTCTGTCTGATGGGCTGTGGCTTTTCCACTGGATATGGCGCTGCCACCAAAACTGCAAAG GTGACTCCTGGTTCTTCTTGTGCTGTTTTTGGTCTGGGAGGAGTTGGCCTTGCGGTGATCATGGGCTGTAAAGCGGCTGGAGCATCAAGGATCATTGGGATCAACAGAAGCAAGGGAAAGTTTGCCAAAGCTAAAGAGGTGGGAGCTACTGAGTGTGTCAGTCCTCTGGATTTCAAGAAGCCCATCCATGAAGTGCTACTTGACATGACTGATGGGGAAGGTGTCGACTATTCATTTGAAGTGGTTGGAAGCACAGAGACCATG ATTTCTGCATTGGCTTCCTGCAACTTGAACTATGGCACCAGTGTGGTTGTGGGAGCACCACCTTCAGCATCTGAGATGACTTTGTCTCCAACACTTATTTTTACAGGACGCACTTGGAAAGGCTCTGTTTTTGGAG GCCTGAGAAGCAAACATGATATTCCTGAGCTGGTTTCAGAATTCATGGCGAAAAAGTTCAATCTGGATCCACTAATTACACATGTTCTGCCTTTTGATCAAATCAATGAAGGATTTGAACTGCTCCGTAATGGAAAATG TATTCGCACTGTCCTGAAAATGTAA